The Punica granatum isolate Tunisia-2019 chromosome 4, ASM765513v2, whole genome shotgun sequence genome has a window encoding:
- the LOC116203654 gene encoding uncharacterized protein LOC116203654 isoform X3 has product MALGISEGNQTQCDLSGTESREKHSDTRVMTKREIWAEKEARSLGIERVSNSIDINLNTQQSWEAFILLYEMLEEYGTHLVEAAWTHQIFSLLNFCSSHDKCGSCSSEGINQHLPVSGEFSNWLSILWDRGFHHDNPQVRCLILESFVGIEWNNFGSCVKALPESFVLGPLMQGLNDPIHHEDFGTKGVYSSKAIEGASRFLHQYTCHLGNRQKQIAFLTELASITKRQSFGRAGLMALSECITSVARRIRIDNDIEAEILKKTFPHKLQVKQSTVCSPLSDMTDLLDALRYVVESCKQHFNPNYRRQVCDKILEAASSVVCSFSAPLQILIHFIGSFPREFTVYGGSLRSKFHAWLLGCRKEQCSNNCCSYELKLLTSLIEFPGKFIRFQNSVGVSFTFDDEDLAAWESEAKRWAMVLFLVAEEECYLEPLLTFIQNHCTIFNQESIDEGVPVKYIIFILSLLLELQEMRERGFKFGNSFGVKSEHGSLVDALNPLEASGINGKFLCIFTRVLKNLVAYANVSCSIFWSSFTMKDAQLPGSVKGKLGGPSQRRLSTSLTTVVLQAIMSVKAVASISLWCAEMRCDVSLDFSFNFLWDFLWRTISSSISDSEMGAELHLAAYEALTPALRTLVSAFSQLASDLVWEKDKSMTQKPEGKPQLDSLVFTFLQNVNDLLAIKYLARTRRAVLMNWKWHCLESLLSIHFIAQKNGIQVKGNKFFFSDAAVRLIFSELVESLENAGEDSVLPILRSVRLVLELFASGRSGSVVSSRVHMDTQMMWQLVRSSWILHASCNKRRVAAISALLSSVLHPSVFSDESMHISESAFGPLKWFVEMVLEEGTKSPRTIRLVALHLTGLWLSCPRILKCYIKELKLLSLYGSVAFDEDFEAELSENRDAKNEVSVLAKIPEPELTEVFINTELYARVSVAILISKLANLAERVGSANENEDCIAALEAGKLFLLELLDSAVNEKDLAKELYKKYSAIHRRKIRVWQMICVLTPFVREDIVEQVTHSLHIALYRNNLPAVRQYLETFAINVYLKFPSLVRKQLVPILRDYGARPQALSSYVFISANVILHASESVQSMHLDDLLPPIIPLLTSHHHSLRGFTQLLLYKVLCKFFPPISFGALESTTLEKKSFEDLKEYLAKNSDCARLRASMEGYLDAYNPYLSATPTGIFVNRVEELEFECVPTSLMDHVLNFLNDVREDLRCSMARDVVTIKNEGLRIDEQHDSQEASSLPNGSNSQPAEYASMDFQKKFTLSKHEKQDDGLSSFMGLNETLKQLLETEKEDQLVDQLLQSRLVTLDRIRSSRQNIILVASLIDRIPNLAGLARTCEVFKASGLAISDATILRDKQFQLISVTAEKWVPIMEVPVKSLKGFLEKKKREGFSILGLEQTANSVPLDQYTFPKKTVLILGREKEGIPVEIIHILDACIEIPQLGVVRSLNVHVSGAIALWEYTRQQRS; this is encoded by the exons ATGGCGCTTGGCATCAGCGAAGGAAACCAAACTCAGTGTGATCTATCCGGCACTGAATCAAGAGAAAAACATTCAGATACTCGTGTCATGACAAAGAGAGAGATTTGGGCTGAAAAGGAAGCGAGATCGCTTGGCATAGAGAGGGTGAGCAACTCAATCGATATCAACCTAAACACCCAGCAGTCATGGGAGGCATTCATACTTCTGTACGAAATGCTCGAAGAATACGGGACGCACTTGGTAGAAGCAGCTTGGACTCATCAG ATATTTTCCTTGCTAAATTTTTGCAGTTCACATGATAAGTGTGGGAGCTGTAGCTCTGAAGGTATTAATCAACATCTTCCAGTGTCTGGTGAATTTTCCAACTGGTTATCAATCTTATGGGACCGGGGCTTTCATCACGACAATCCTCAAG TTAGATGCCTTATCTTGGAATCATTTGTTGGGATTGAATGGAACAACTTTGGAAGCTGTGTAAAAGCATTGCCTGAGTCTTTTGTCCTCGGTCCACTTATGCAAGGGTTGAACGATCCCATCCATCATGAAGATTTTG GCACGAAAGGAGTTTATTCTTCAAAGGCAATTGAAGGTGCATCTCGGTTTTTACACCAATATACTTGTCATCTAGGCAACAG GCAAAAACAGATAGCGTTTTTGACTGAGCTTGCTTCCATTACCAAGCGCCAGTCTTTTGGTAGAGCTGGATTAATGGCCCTTTCGGAATGCATTACTTCAGTGGCTCGTCGAATCAGAATCGACAATGACATTGAAGCAGAGATATTGAAAAAAACTTTTCCTCATAAGCTTCAAGTGAAGCAGTCTACAGTTTGTTCACCCCTCAGTGATATGACGGATCTATTGGATGCCCTCCGATACGTTGTTGAAAGCTGCAAACAACATTTTAATCCTAATTACCGCCGTCAAG TTTGTGACAAGATATTGGAGGCTGCTTCTTCTGTGGTTTGTTCATTTTCTGCGCCTCTTCAGATTCTTATACATTTCATCGGCTCTTTTCCTCGGGAATTTACAGTTTATGGTG GTTCTTTACGATCCAAATTCCATGCATGGCTATTGGGTTGTCGCAAGGAGCAATGTAGTAACAACTGCTGCAGTTATGAATTGAAGCTTTTGACCAGCCTTATAGAATTTCCTGGAAAATTCATACGTTTTCAGAATTCTGTTGGGGTTTCTTTTACATTTGATGATGAGGATTTGGCAGCCTGGGAGTCTGAAGCAAAAAGATGGGCTATGGTTCTTTTTCTTGTTGCAGAGGAGGAATGTTATTTAGAGCCACTTTTGACG TTTATCCAAAATCATTGCACTATCTTCAACCAAGAGAGTATTGATGAAGGGGTACCTGTGAAGTATATCATCTTCATATTGAGCTTGCTTCTGGAGCTTCAAGAGATGCGTGAGAGAGGTTTCAAATTTGGTAACAGTTTTGGAGTAAAGTCAGAACATGGTTCTCTTGTGGATGCTTTAAATCCTTTGGAAGCTTCCGGTATCAATGGGAAGTTTCTGTGCATATTTACTCGTGTCCTG AAGAATTTGGTTGCATATGCCAATGTATCATGTTCAATATTCTGGTCAAGCTTTACAATGAAAGATGCACAATTGCCTGGTTCTGTAAAGGGAAAGCTTGGAGGACCTAGTCAACGGCGCTTATCAACGTCTCTCACTACAGTTGTGCTGCAAGCT ATAATGTCCGTGAAGGCTGTTGCCTCAATCTCTTTATGGTGTGCGGAGATGAGATGTGACGTATCACTTGATTTCTCTTTCAACTTTTTGTGGGATTTCTTATGGAGAACTATTTCTTCTTCTATCTCTGATTCAGAG ATGGGGGCAGAACTTCATCTTGCAGCATATGAAGCTTTGACTCCAGCTCTGAGAACTTTGGTCTCGGCCTTCTCTCAATTAGCTTCAGATCTCGTGTGGGAAAAGGATAAATCTATGACACAGAAACCAGAAGGCAAACCCCAGTTGGATTCCCtagtctttacttttctccaAAATGTCAATGATCTTCTGGCAATAAAGTACCTGGCACGAACTCGACGGGCAGTTTTGATGAATTGGAAG TGGCATTGCCTAGAGTCTCTGTTGTCAATTCATTTCATCGCTCAAAAGAATGGGATACAAGTTAAGGGCAACAAATTTTTCTTCTCGGATGCTGCTGTCAGATTGATTTTCAGCGAGCTTGTTGAGAG CCTTGAAAATGCTGGGGAGGATTCCGTTCTACCCATTCTGAGATCAGTCAGATTGGTTTTGGAGCTCTTTGCTTCAGGGAGGTCGGGATCAGTTGTTTCCTCACGTGTTCATATGGATACTCAG ATGATGTGGCAGCTGGTTCGTTCCTCTTGGATCCTGCATGCAAGCTGCAACAAGAGGAGAGTAGCGGCTATTTCTGCACTGTTATCATCTGTTCTGCATCCTTCTGTGTTCAGTGATGAGAGCATGCATATTAGCGAAAGTGCATTTGGGCCCCTCAAATGG TTTGTTGAAATGGTTCTCGAGGAAGGTACGAAAAGTCCGCGAACGATTCGTCTAGTTGCATTGCATTTAACAGGACTGTGGCTTTCATGTCCAAGAATCTTGAAGTGCTACATTAAAGAGCTGAAGCTTTTGTCACTCTATGGTTCTG TTGCATTTGATGAGGATTTTGAAGCTGAATTATCTGAGAATCGCGATGCGAAGAATGAAGTATCTGTACTAGCAAAGATCCCTGAACCTGAATTAACTGAA GTTTTTATAAATACGGAGTTGTATGCACGTGTCTCCGTCGCTATCCTGATTAGTAAGCTCGCCAACCTGGCCGAAAGGGTGGGATCTGCCAATGAGAATGAAGATTGTATTGCTGCACTTGAAGCTGGAAAATTGTTTCTATTAGAGCTTCTTGATTCCGCG GTAAATGAAAAGGATCTTGCGAAGGAGTTGTACAAGAAGTACAGCGCg ATACACAGGCGCAAAATACGTGTTTGGCAGATGATATGCGTCTTGACCCCATTTGTTCGTGAAGATATAGTGGAGCAAGTTACCCATAGCTTGCACATAGCCCTATAT CGAAATAACTTACCTGCCGTTCGCCAATACCTAGAAACATTTGCAATCAATGTTTACTTGAAGTTCCCATCATTG GTGAGGAAGCAGTTAGTTCCCATCTTACGAGATTATGGTGCGAGGCCTCAG GCACTCTCCTCCTATGTATTCATATCAGCAAATGTGATTCTACATGCATCTGAATCGGTCCAGTCCATGCATTTGGATGATTTACTTCCTCCTATCATTCCACTTTTGACCTCACATCACCACAGTCTACGCGGATTTACTCAG TTACTGTTATATAAAGTATTATGCAAATTTTTCCCTCCAATAAGCTTTGGAGCCTTAGAAAGTACAACTCTAGAGAAGAAGTCCTTCGAGGATTTGAAGGAGTACCTGGCCAAGAATTCTGATTGCGCACG TTTACGGGCATCAATGGAAGGTTACCTCGATGCTTACAACCCTTATCTCTCAGCTACTCCAACAGGAATTTTTGTCAATCGGGTTGAG GAGCTCGAATTTGAATGTGTCCCGACATCCCTCATGGATCACGTGCTCAACTTTTTAAAC GATGTGAGGGAAGATCTTAGATGTTCAATGGCAAGGGATGTAGTGACCATCAAGAATGAGGGCTTAAGGATTGATGAACAACATGACTCCCAAGAAGCATCTTCTCTTCCCAATGGCAGTAACTCCCAGCCAGCTGAATATGCTTCCATGGACTTTCAGAAAAAGTTTACTCTTTCAAAACATGAGAAGCAAGATGATGGACTTAGCTCCTTCATGGGTCTCAATGAAACCTTAAAACAACTCTTAG AGACGGAGAAGGAGGATCAGCTCGTGGACCAGCTATTGCAGTCAAGACTCGTGACATTAGATAGAATCAGATCCAGTAGGCAGAATATTATCCTAGTGGCATCTCTAATAGATCGAATCCCCAATCTTGCTGGACTTGCACGGACTTGTGAG GTGTTTAAGGCTTCTGGGTTAGCTATTTCTGATGCTACTATATTACGTGACAAGCAATTCCAACTCATCAG CGTGACAGCGGAGAAGTGGGTTCCAATAATGGAAGTACCTGTAAAAAGCTTGAAGGgtttcttggagaagaagaagcgtGAAGGCTTTTCGATACTAGGATTAGAGCAGACAGCTAATAGTGTTCCTCTTGATCAGTATACGTTCCCGAAGAAGACG GTTCTCATCCTAGGACGTGAAAAGGAGGGAATACCGGTGGAAATAATCCATATACTCGACGCTTGCATTGAAATTCCGCAGCTGGGAGTTGTTCGATCGCTGAATGTTCACGTTAGTGGAGCCATTGCTCTCTGGGAGTATACTCGACAGCAGAGATCCTGA